The window AGCGGGCCGTGGGAGTGCGAACTGCGAGTGAAACGAACCCTGCCGCTGGCCCCGCGCGGCGGCCGGCAGGCCGCTCGGACCGGGCCGCGGTCGGGCGAGATCAGTCTGGGCGGCCTGGAACGCGGCGTCACCGTGAGCCTTTCGGGCCCGGGTCTCCCCGCCGGCGAGGCGAAGCTGTCAGCCGACCAGGCGGCGCTGCTCCGCCAGGCAATCCGGCTGTTCCTGATCCGGCAGGGGTACGAGCGACTGGCGCGCCAGTTCGACGTCCTGTGCGATATCAACCGCGAAATCAATTCCCAGTCCGAGCTCAAGCCGCTGGTGGAGACCATCGCCGAGAACACGGCCCGACTGCTGGACGCCGACGCCGTCTCGGTCATGCTCTACGACGAGCGCCACGAGCGGTTTCGGACGTTCGCCGGCTGGCGTTCCTGGGCCACTGATTCGGGCGCGGTGGTCTTCTACGCCACCGAGGGCATCATCGGCAAGGTGGCGGCCACCCTGCAGGGGGTGCGCGTGGCCGACACCGCCCGGAGCCCCGACTTCAAGCCGTCGGCTGACACCACGCAGCCGCCCATCAAGTCGATGCTCTGCGTGCCGCTGGTGGACATGGCCGGCGCCCGGCCCGTCCTGATCGGCGTCATCAACGCGTCGCGGCGCCTGTTTCCCGACCGGCCGTCGAAGGAGGGCTTCTCCGAGGGAGATCTGTCGCTCTTCGAGAAGTTCGCCGTGCAGGTCACGGCGGCGATCCAGCGCTCCCGCGTGTTCGAGGAGACCCGCCGGCGCACCCTCCAGCTACAGATCGTCAACCAGATCGGCACCATCCTGGGCAGCTCCCTGGAGCGGAGCGACAACTTCCAGCGGGCCCTGGACCTGCTCGCGCGGTCCTTTGCCCTGTCGTACGCCCAGCTGCTCATCGTCAGTGGCGAGGAACTGAAATACAACGTCAACACCCGGCGGAACCCGGATTTCATCCCGCCCGGCCTGGCGGGACTGCTGCGGCGGGGGAAGTGGAACACCCGGTCCCGGTTCGTCGAGCGGGAGTCGCGCGCCAAGTACCTGTTCAGCCTGGGGCAGACCCCCCGCTCCATGACCTACCTGTACGTCGAGAGCGGCGACGCGCTGCTGTTCGAGGACGAGCACAACCGGCGGGTCATGGAAACGGTGCTCGACCAGCTCTCCATCGCGTTGGAGAACTACGCCCTGTTTGCCGATGTCTCCGCGAGCAACCGGAAGATGGCCGAGCTCGACCGGATGAAGAACGAGCTAATCAGCATCGTGTCCCACGACTTCCGGACGCCGCTCACCGTGATCCACGCCTACTCCGAGCTGCTGCTGCTGCAGCCGGAGATGGGGACCGAGAACCGGCGGGAGTACCTGAACTCCATCTTCGAGCAGATCGGCCACCTGCGTCGCCTGGCCGAGGGGCTGCTCAAGATCACCCGGATCGAGTCGGGCGAGATGACCTACACGTTCGAAGCCATCGACTTCGCGGTGCTGGCCGAGAAGATCGGCTCCCGGCGCCTGCCCCGGCACCAGATCCGCTTCGAGGTGGAGGCCGGACTGGCGCCGCTCAACGCCGACTACGACAAGCTGTTCGAGGTGCTGGACAACCTCATCTCCAACGCCATCAAGTTCTCGCCCGACGGCGGCGAGGTGGTGGTCCGGGCGCGGCGTCACAAGGACGGCTGTGCCCTTATCGAAGTGCGCGACCAGGGGATCGGCATTCCGCCCGAGCAGCTCGGCAACCTGTTCCGGAAGTACAGTCGCGTCTACAACGAGCAGACCAAGCACATCCGCGGCACGGGCCTCGGCCTGTACATCTGCAAGAAGCTGGTGGAGGGGCACGGCGGCAAGATCTCCGTGCGCAGCAAGCCGGGCGAAGGGTCCACCTTCAGCATCACCATCCCCTTTCACCAGCCGGTCCCGGTCACCCCGTGAGCGGTCCGGCCGGCGGCCCCCCGTTTGCACCCCCCGGACCGGTGTGGTATAGTGCCTGCCGGAAGCGGAAGGAGCCCCGATGAAGAAACATTTCACTCTATTCGCGGTTATTTTCCTGGTGGGTGCCGCGCTGGTGGGCGGCCTGCTGGGGCGGAGGGTCAGCGCCGACTCCGGCCAGACCGATGAGCGAACCGAGCTGTTCCGCCGGTACTCGCTCGTGCTGAGCACCATTGAGCAGAACGCCGCCGACTACCCCGGCAGCGCCGAGCTGATCTACAGCTCGGTCCGCGGGATGCTCCAGCGGCTGGATCCTCACAGCAGCTTTTTCTCCCCCAAGGATTACAAAGCGGTGGAGGAGGAGAACAGCGGCCGGTATTTCGGCCTTGGCATCCGCATCCGGGCGCTGATGCCGGGCAGCGGCCGGATTGTGGTGATCGAACCGCCGGCGCCGGGCACCCCCGCGGCCCGGGTGGGTCTGCAGGCCGGCGACGTGATTTTCAAGGTCAACGACAAGCCCATCGACGACTGGGATGTCGACGACGTCATTGATCACCTGAAGGGGCCCAAGGGCACGAAGGTGCACATCACCGTGAATCGTCGTGGCGAGGCCGAACCCCTCGAACTGGATGTGATCCGCGACGAGATCCCCAAGCTCACCATCAACTTCGCCTACCGGGTTCGGCCGGGCATCGGCTTCATCAAGATCGAGCGGTTCTCCGAAACCACCCACCGCGAGATGATGGACGCGCTGCAGCGCATCGGCATCGATTCGCTGGATGGCCTGATTCTCGATCTGCGCGACAATCCAGGCGGCTATCTGACTCAGGCGATCCGGGTCTCGGAGGAGTTCCTACCCAAGGGCGCGCCCATCGTCAGCACCCGCGGCCGCAACGGCGCCGACGAACAGCGCTATGCGGTGCGGGAGGGGGGCGATCTGAAGATCCCGCTGGTCATCCTCATCAACGCCAGTTCCGCCAGCGCGTCGGAGATCGTGTCCGCCGCGGTCCAGGACAACGATCGCGGCTTGCTTGTGGGCGAGCAGAGCTTCGGGAAGGGGCTGGTCCAGTCGGTGTACCGGCTGGCCGACGGTTCCGGCCTGGCGCTCACGACAGGGCGCTACTACGCGCCCAGCGGGCGCTGCCTGCAGCGGCCGTTCAACGGCTCGGTATATGACTACTACAACCAGCGCAACCGCAAGGCCGTCAAGCCCGACGAGTCGGAGGTCAAGTACACCCTGAGCGGGCGCAAGGTGTACGGCAGCGGTGGCGTGCAGCCCGACATCGTCCACGTCTCCCGCAAGCTGAACCGCTTCGAGCTGACCCTGCTGTCGAAGGACGTGTTCTTCAAATTTGCCAACCAGGCGGCGCAGGGGAAGG of the Acidobacteriota bacterium genome contains:
- a CDS encoding GAF domain-containing protein translates to MNPECADDPLLEVLRHLFPTCPAFRLRVDDPGRSGPWECELRVKRTLPLAPRGGRQAARTGPRSGEISLGGLERGVTVSLSGPGLPAGEAKLSADQAALLRQAIRLFLIRQGYERLARQFDVLCDINREINSQSELKPLVETIAENTARLLDADAVSVMLYDERHERFRTFAGWRSWATDSGAVVFYATEGIIGKVAATLQGVRVADTARSPDFKPSADTTQPPIKSMLCVPLVDMAGARPVLIGVINASRRLFPDRPSKEGFSEGDLSLFEKFAVQVTAAIQRSRVFEETRRRTLQLQIVNQIGTILGSSLERSDNFQRALDLLARSFALSYAQLLIVSGEELKYNVNTRRNPDFIPPGLAGLLRRGKWNTRSRFVERESRAKYLFSLGQTPRSMTYLYVESGDALLFEDEHNRRVMETVLDQLSIALENYALFADVSASNRKMAELDRMKNELISIVSHDFRTPLTVIHAYSELLLLQPEMGTENRREYLNSIFEQIGHLRRLAEGLLKITRIESGEMTYTFEAIDFAVLAEKIGSRRLPRHQIRFEVEAGLAPLNADYDKLFEVLDNLISNAIKFSPDGGEVVVRARRHKDGCALIEVRDQGIGIPPEQLGNLFRKYSRVYNEQTKHIRGTGLGLYICKKLVEGHGGKISVRSKPGEGSTFSITIPFHQPVPVTP
- a CDS encoding S41 family peptidase, which gives rise to MKKHFTLFAVIFLVGAALVGGLLGRRVSADSGQTDERTELFRRYSLVLSTIEQNAADYPGSAELIYSSVRGMLQRLDPHSSFFSPKDYKAVEEENSGRYFGLGIRIRALMPGSGRIVVIEPPAPGTPAARVGLQAGDVIFKVNDKPIDDWDVDDVIDHLKGPKGTKVHITVNRRGEAEPLELDVIRDEIPKLTINFAYRVRPGIGFIKIERFSETTHREMMDALQRIGIDSLDGLILDLRDNPGGYLTQAIRVSEEFLPKGAPIVSTRGRNGADEQRYAVREGGDLKIPLVILINASSASASEIVSAAVQDNDRGLLVGEQSFGKGLVQSVYRLADGSGLALTTGRYYAPSGRCLQRPFNGSVYDYYNQRNRKAVKPDESEVKYTLSGRKVYGSGGVQPDIVHVSRKLNRFELTLLSKDVFFKFANQAAQGKVPSVSILANGSAAADHARQFEVNEAVLQDFRKYLDNLEINYTDEEFQQNVAFSQRGIKAELFTRIFGVLDCFKIRAEGDDQIAKALEVMPEARSMLVKTKEILATIGDRKRRGGI